One stretch of Rhizoctonia solani chromosome 8, complete sequence DNA includes these proteins:
- a CDS encoding Tc5 transposase DNA-binding domain-containing protein, with amino-acid sequence MESMIPPLRSMGFTTICQSTISRFVKNESRIRQCAAEQNEHAKRASVVVLPEVEDALVKWIEQQQEQGYSISGDAIVERGKEICDELQVPGDQRIGFSRGWLDSFKKRNGLSLRRAGR; translated from the coding sequence ATGGAATCGATGATCCCTCCCCTGCGCTCGATGGGATTCACAACCATCTGCCAATCCACCATCTCCCGGTTTGTCAAGAACGAAAGCCGGATTCGCCAATGCGCTGCAGAACAGAACGAGCATGCCAAACGAGCGTCGGTGGTCGTCTTGCCCGAGGTCGAGGACGCGCTCGTAAAGTGGATCGAGCAGCAACAAGAGCAAGGGTACTCGATAAGCGGAGACGCGATCGTCGAGAGGGGTAAAGAAATATGCGACGAACTTCAGGTTCCGGGGGATCAGCGGATTGGGTTttcgagagggtggttggacAGCTTTAAGAAGCGGAACGGCTTGAGTTTGCGTCGGGCTGGGAGGTGA